DNA sequence from the Eptesicus fuscus isolate TK198812 chromosome 7, DD_ASM_mEF_20220401, whole genome shotgun sequence genome:
caacaccagccgggcaaacCTGGATTTCTTGAGTGAAAGTGTATGTCAGCCCTTTTCACTGTCTCACCTCTATATCTTAAATCTCCTGCAATCTGATTTTTACTCTCATTTCTCCACTGGAAGTCTCAGAGACTGTTGTAAAAGAGGGTCTCAGGGCAAAAAGGAGAACAGCGGAGAGATGAACAATAGGAGGAGAAAGTTAAGAGAGCCATAAAGCCGTGCTTCTTAAACTTTAGCGTACATTTGAATCACCAGGGAACTTTAAAATGATGAATGAGAACCCCAGTCTTTGGTTCAGTAGGTTCAGGTTGAAGCTAATTATATCTAATCATATCTAACCAATTACCAGGGGGCGTTGATACTGCCTGTCTGGAGGCCATGCTTTCAAGAACCATTTGAATCAAGTGTTGTGACACAGCATGTTTATAGCTACTCTTCATCCcctacaaaaatatttcttttctttcctttttttttttttttttgttaattctcatccaagaatattttcccattgctatttagagagagtggaaggaggagtgagggagagagagagagagagagagagagagagagagagagagagagggagatgagagacacacacataaattggttgcctcccacacccaccccacaaGGCACAGGGATCAAACTTGGAACCCAGGTACTTGCTCTTGACCAGCAATCCAACCTGAGACCCATCAGTcctcaggttgatgctctaaccactggcccaaaccagccagggcccctacaaaaatatttcttgatcATAAAGTCACTTCTTACTttttactaaaaacaaacaagattGCTTTTGAGTATTTTCTCATAGTTTCCAGCTAAAGGGGGGATGGGAAGGTTGTGCATTGAATAGGAGATGAGGAAAAGAAGATTGGGGCGGCTGGGGATTTGTTCTACTTCCTGTAGAAAATCAGCAGTTAATGTCGGTGCTCTTTGCTGGAATTCAGTACAAGTATTGGGGGAAGGGGCCgcaattaataatttaattaatctCAGTTGCTTAACAATGTTAACTGCATTTAAAGGTGGAgcttataaaatgaaattatagatCTAAAATACACATCCATAAAATATCAAGCTAATCAGCTGTTTATGACACTTCTCTACTTTCCCTCACTGGTAGACTTCCCCTTAAATAGAAGAATCAAAGATTTAGAATGAGCCAGACAAGAAAACTTTAAGGAAACTTTCTCAGTTAACATAATTGGGAGTTAATCCGAAAATGAAGGgaaactgcccttttctgctctAGAACACGCCTCGTCCAGTTCACAAACCAGTAGTCATCTCTGGAAGtagaatttggaaaaaaaaaaataaaacacaaagaaaaaaaccgAAAGCTACAACACTGAATTTTAAGGATACACCCATAGAGGCTCCAGATAAATTTCCCAGCCTAAGGGCCAGAGGGCATGATTATCTCCTGGACAGCCGAAACAGAATTTTCTATTAGTCCACTAACAAGATTACTCCCACCTTAAACTCTTTAGTCATCAGTCATTTACATTCAAATGGGTTTGTTGATTGGCTCACCTGCATTATTTAGCTTAGCTCTTTCCCCGAATTTCACTCCTGTTCTTTCCAGACTATTTTGTAGCAACTTGTGAGTTTTGAGCATCACCTTCAGCTTGAACTCTGCAGACGGGTTCCAGGAGGAACTTCAGGCTGTGACTAGACTTGCAATGGACTCACCAATGAAGTGTAATGACCCCTCCCCTGGGTCATTTTCTCAGATGTCCCATGAAGGATATTCAGGTAAGACAGATTCGGCCCTTTTGGACTACAGGGGTTGGGGAAGTGAAGAGCCTGCCCTCCTTCCTTAGGGGGATGCCTTCAGTGTTTTAAAGAAGAATACAGCGAAGTAGGCCCCTCCAGTGGGAGGAAAAGCACATGGGGCTAAAGAGGAAAGACAAGAAACGTAACTTCaatttaaactaaaatttatataatttttttattatggatttcagagaggaagggagagggcagagatAGAAATAcccatgctgagagagaatcattgattgtctgcctcctgcacatggcccactggggatcaaccatgaaaccagagcatgtgccctgaccgggaatccaaccatgacctgcTGTTTCAgaagtctatgctcaaccactgagccatgccagctgggcaacatTTTTTAATCTTGCCAAATTTTTCAGGATTGGCTTTCTGGCTAAATCTACCCTTTAGGGGATGTTGATAAACAGGAAAATGGTGGCTTTTCAGGTAACAGAAGAGaggggccagtgagtgggcaCCAGATCCTACACCATCACCCATGCTATTCAGCCACCATTGGGCAGGATAATGTTTCAGAGGAGTGAGCCTGGGAGTGGGTGAGGCTCCCAGAAAAATTAGGCCACAGaaaggaggcaggaaggtggggaCCTACTTAGCAGTATCCTAGAGCACTGCTTCTAAGAAAGTCCTAATTTATACTGTAAGCCCATCCGCAGCCTTATTGACTGACATGAGTGTGTATGAGATACGCGGATGGTTTGTGAGCGAAGAGGCAAGAGTTAAGTGGTTGGTTTCCCATAATATTGGGTTTGAGTAGAAAGATTTACTACCATGAAAAATCTGGGTAATAGCCATTTCAACTTCCTAGCTCTGCTTAAAGCTGGGGAGAGATTGTTTTAAGTGAGGTTTCTTTGGCTTTTTCTCTAGAATGGTTCTTTTGTTAGAAAAACGTAGTTTAGTTATAGTTACAAAGTTGAACTACGAAAAGATTTTGACTTTAAAATGAATGCTTTACATCGCCTCATTTCTATTAAACATTTACACAAATGACAATGGAATAGCTGCTAGTACCTACTTTGTGTCCCATAATCTTCCACTTGGAATTATGTACTTAGCTACTTTTGACGTcatgaaaaaatataacattcaGAACTAACaaaagcaggaaaaagaaaagtttgaagGCACTATTTCCCAGAAtagtgggttttattttttttaatatatttttattgctttcagagaggaagggagagggatagagagatagaacatcaaagatgagagagaatcatggatcggctgcctcctgcatgcccccccactggagatcgagcccgcaaccaaggcatgtgcccttggccagaatcgaacctgggacccttcagtctgcaggccaacgctctatccactgagccaaactggctagggcaatagtGGGTTTTAGAGCACGTTCTCAATGTATGCCCTCCACTGTGCAGAGTTCTCCACTAGCACAGTCGGTAACGCAGGGGATAGAAGGATTCCTCCACCTGAGAAACCTCCCACTGTCCATGTTCACCTGTTTCAGGGCAGGCCTAGTTTGAGCCTGAGACCAGACTAGTGGCTTGGGAGTAATGgatcttaaatttcttttctttcagctgACACTCAAGCTGTCTCAGAAGCACTAGCAAAGAACCTTAGTAACTTGACTCTCAACCCTAGTATTCAATTCTCTTCCCTTCCACAAAATCGTTCACCCCAACAGCAGGACAGAGAAGAAGCACCGGAGTATGTAGTGGGGATGAGTTATGGCCTGGTCTACAGGAGGAGACGCGGAGTGAGAACAATGGCAAGTCTTAAAAGAGACCTCAAAGGACTGTTTCCAACATGGCTGAGGAGAAGGAATGAGGCTATTCAAAACCGCAAGAAGAACAGGGTGAGTTTATGTGATCTGGGCCTACAGTTCTCCCAAGGGAGGGTGGAGATGCtcataatgtaaatattattttttagagcTGTTTTAggctcacagcaaaattgagcagaaagtgcAGAATTCCCATGGACCTTCTGACCCCACACACTCATTGCCTTCTCCACTATCAGCATCCCACACCAGAATGCCAGTGCTTTAGGTGATAAATCTACATTGAGGCATTATCATCACCTAAATATAGTTTACATTACTCTTGGTGTATGTTTACTTGTCTATATGCTGTCACAAACCGGATGCTCATGCCAATACTGGGTGGTAATGGACAAACCCCTGATTGACAATCAGCAGCTGTTACCCTTACAAAATGGCGCATGGGCTGGTATTCTTTGGTACTCATGGATTTCAattctgcctcctccccaccaccacaaAGGTCTTGTTTTTTACCTTTTAGTGTACCCTATGCCAAATGCTATTTAGATTTGAGGGAACATTTGATCATTTCATTACTCGTAACAcaatactttttgtttttttccagaatgAACCTGTATTTCAATGTGGCTGTAGTCATTGCCTATCACGTCTAGGTCCTTCTTCTGGTATTTCTGAGAATTGTGACATGAAATCATTTTAGGCATACACCGTATTCTTGTACTCATTTAATTTGTAACACATTTTTTGatgtattatttccatttttagtaGCAAATAAGTGTATAGGGCTTCTTTAATAAACTTGAGGCATATCTGAGACGTGTATTCTTGttctttgaatttattggggtgacattatgAAATTACAGTTTTCTGGTGTACAGTTGTATAATACATCACTGGTATACTATATTGTGTATTTGATAAGAAGCTATGAAAATTCCAGGACAAGAGGGATAGGGAATCTTAGACCTATAGTTGGGGAGCCATCTAGTAAGTCCCAAGGACACTTAAGGGTAAATGGTTTGCACTtatcctccccaaccagagggtaaatagatTAAATCAACCTTAGTCAGGGAGGTAGATAATAGAAATCcagttaagagaataaatctcattttggtgcaTCAGCATAAAGCTAGTGAATATTCTATTTCCACTCATCAGCTCTCCCCTAAATACCCACCCTTTCAAATCCCTGAATATGAAGTCCCCAGAGACCTTTCGCATGCCATTCTCTTCCCCCTCTATTTACCCCACCCCTGGGGACACATCCCCTAATCTCTAAAGGATCCCGGGAGACTTGCAActaggggagcagtgggcagcagcaccTCATCCTGGCCAAACCCCTGGCCCTTTCTTCAAGgtttccctttcccccttttctctgtcttcctggTAAGCCAAACAGCCCAGACTAGGCTCTCCTGCTGGTTCtttatgcccttccttgtttcactgcctTAGGTATGTTTTTTGGTGaggtcaataaattctttttaaaaattttttaattgctttcagagaggaagggagagagagagagagaggtagaaacattgagagagagagagagagagagagagagagaaacatcaatgagagaatcatggatcggctgcctcctgtatgccccctactgggaggttgagccagcaaccctaggcatgtgcccttgaccggaattgaacccaggacccttcagtccccaggccgacgctctatccactgagccaaacaggctagggcaaggtcaataaattcttgcctGCTTTTCTCCACTTTGTCACTTGATGGAAATCTTTCCCTCAAGAAAACAAGAACCTAGGTCTCCTCTCCAAGTAACATGTTCACCCCCTTGTTCTTAGTCTTTATATTTGATTTTGCTAGCAATGAACTAACTGGCAAAGACTGGGCTccctattgttttaaaaatattttttagcctCCCCAGTTTGcctggtggatagagtgtcagtcttcggaccgaagggtccctgaTTCAATTCCTGtccagggcaggtacctcggcttcaggctcctctctggccaaggccctagtcagggtgtacaagaggcaaccatttcatgtgtttctctcacatggatgtttctctctgtctttccctctctccaaaaattaatgggaaaatattctagggtgaggattaaaaacaaacaaaaaaatagggaGCCCAGCCAATTTGGGTTGAGgttggacctaggaaccaggaggtcatggttcaattccccgtcaggatGAATGCCAGTGTTGTGGGCTTGACTCCCAGTAcagggcttgcaggaagcagcctatcaatgattctcatcgttaatgtttctatatctccctctccattcctctctgaaatcaataaaaaaatgtaaaaaaataataataatacaagacttAGAGGTAGAAGGGAAGTAGAGGGTTTTGACAGGAGGAAATGACTATGATAGTGGCTGAAATATAAGAGAGGGTTGCCATCCAATGGTATTTTACttaggttatttttcttttcatgacTCATCATCTGCAGATGTGAATTTCTTTGGgaaacaaaatatacataaaatttgtCATCTACCCTCCCACCTTCATATGCTTAAaggtttttattggtttttaaagagagaggatgggagaggggtagagagactTTGATaagaaacatcattaatcatctgCCTCATGCactccctccactggggatccaccctgagacctgggcatgtgccctgacctggaatccaaccagtgacttcttggttcatggctccatgttcaaccattgagccacactgggcaggcaaaacttgcattttaaaatatggctcagataagctttttaaaagaagaccAGGTATTTGTCTCTGAAAGGTACAGGGAAAGAAATGCAAGCTTCCCCGAGAAGGACCTTGGTTTCATaaagccaatcctatataataaaagcctaggtggtgtcacgcccTCGCCTGATgtcagcacaagatggccaccctcacgtcatcacaagatggccaccaaaaaatggctggcaggggaggacagttgtgggcaatcaggccagcaggggaaggcagttgggggtgaacaggccagcaggggagggcagtaggggcaattgggctggcaggggagggcagttgggggtgaccaggcttgcaggggagggcagttgggggcagccaggcctgcaggggaggacagttgaatGTCACCAGGTcatcaggggtgggcagttaggggcgaccaggctggcaggggagtgtttaaggggtgattaggctggctggcagaattggttaggggcaatcaggcaggtgggcaggcaaacagtaaggagccagcagtcctggattatgagagggatgtctgactgccggtttaagcccaatcccacagggatggggcctaaactggcagtcagacatcccctgagggggtcccagattggagaggatgcaggctgggctgagggacacatccccctccccacacacacacacacacacccctgcacgaatttcgtgcactgggcctctagttatctataagcATTTTGAGCTGAAGAGGGGAGGTTTAGGGAAGGTAAAAGGATTTTGTGGGCTTTGAAGTTCTAGAGCCAAACCTCTGGCCCGGTAACAACTACCTGTGGGCGCTCTCACTCCTGGGAGCATGCCCTGGCCTTTCTagtttccttccccttccctgccccaggcacctaaccattagattccacattcccaagctccaagggcccttccttcatttctgtaacttgtttcctaagcccatttcttctggaAATTACTTTttccacctctgtgatttactaaataaatgatctctacaaaaatatttgcataacccatggacaaagacagtaGCTTGGTAGGGCCTGGGGTctagggctgtgggcagggctggctgtaaGGGGTCAATAGGAGATAAAAAGGACATGTagtacttccaacaataaaggttaaaaacaaattttgggTCATAATTTCACCTCTGGATTTTTACTAAAAATGAACAAGATTGCTTTTGAGTATTTTATCATAGTTTCCAGTTTaaagggagatggggggaggtTGCACGTAGAATAGGAGATGAAAGAAGATTGGGGCAGCTGGGGACTTGTTCTACTTCCTGTAGAAAATCAGCAGTTAGGCCCCAGTGACTGAGTGGCCGCCAAGGACTCAGCCACCTCCTTCTTGAGCTCCCCTCACTTCCCAACTCTCCGTTcgtccccccccccagcccccccaccaccaccaccagcacacacatacacagtttcCACCAAGGAAAAGGAATCTTGTCAGATGTCTGCTATCCAGAACCTCCACTCTTTCTCAACCCCTTTGCTGATGCAAGTAAGGATGATGATCTGCTTCCTGCTCGCACTGAGGATTGTATCCATATAAgaattcaacagaaaaaaaaaaaaagaattcaacagAGAAATGGCAGGAACACCCTTACTACTGTCCAAGGGATCGCTAATGATTACGATAAAAAGAAACtagtgagccctaaccggtttggctcagtggatagagcatcagcctgcggactgaggggtcccagattcgattccggtcagggacatgtaccttgattgcaggcacatccccagtggggggaggagggggtgcaggaggcagctgatctatgtttctaactctctattcctcttccttcctctctgtaaaaaaatcaataatatgtgtggtttttttaaaaaaagaaactagtgaAGGCCTTTAAGACGAAATTTGCCAGCAATGGTACTGTAATTGAGCATCCAGAATATGGAGAAGTAATTCAGCTGCAGGGTGACCAGTGCAAGAACATATGCCAGTTCCTCGAAGAGACTGGACTGGTTAAGGACGAGAAGCTCAGTGTTCATGGGTTCTAAAGCTTTTGGCTCACTGAAGCCTCAGTGAGGATTTCTTTGAAATGAGTAGAATTTCCCTTCTGTCCCATGTCACAAGTTTAAAAACCTCACTGCTTGTATAATATAACCATGTGGGGTCTGCTTTTCACTTGGACTAGTATAACTCCTTCATGCAATAAACTGAAAAGAGCCATGCTGGCCCTCGTccatttggctcaatggatagagcgtcagcctgcagactgaagggtcccaggttcgtttccggccaagggcacatgccggggttttgggctcgatccccactgggggtcgtgcaggaggcagccaatcaatgattctctgtcatcattgatgtttctctctctctctccctctcccttcctctctgaaatcaataaaagaaatatatatatatatatatatatatttttttttttttttttttttttttttttaaagcgccACGCAGTCTAGTCTTGAAGTCCGTCATTTCAACAAAGGTCAAGCAGTAGGGGCCTGGCAGTGTCCAGCCTGAAACAGAGCAATAACGACGTGATGTTTCAGCCAAGCCCAGGTCTGGCCAGAAGCTGCTCAGCAGAGTTCCCGGCCCTCAGTGAATATCGCCGCCTGAACAGCCTTCCCTGAGGCTGAGAGGAGAGGGGTGAGGCCGCAGCAGCCTCTGCACCACTAGAGGGAGCCAGCGGGAGTCAAAGATCTACAACCTGACCAGCTGGATGGGGCTTGGAGCAGCCCCGCCACCTTCCCTCTAGGGAGAAGATAAGGACTTCTGACTTGCCACCAAGGTCTTTTGACCAGACATATCCTAGCTAATTGTTGTCCAAACACCATTATTTGAGGCCAAGCTTCTATCATAGTTAAAACTTTTGACAAGGGAACAAATTTCAAACTAACGTGTCAGTCGTGTAGCTGGCTATAGAGCTTGCAACTAACCAGCTGTAGCTGCCCAATACCATGTGAAGTAACAAACTGATTTTGGGGGTGTTTTCCCCACTCCTTCAGTTTTAACGTTCTGTAATGTATTTAAACCCTTATTTAAACAAAACttgttttcagaaagaaagaaaagaaaaagaaaatcagcagTTAATGTTGGTGCTCTTTGCTAGAATTCAACACAACTGTTAGGGGGAAGGccagtaattaaaaattttaatttcagttgCTTGAAAATGTTAAATGCATTTAAAGGTGTAGCTTCTAAAACGAAACAACTATAGGTCTAAAATACACATCCATAAAATATCAAGCTAATCAGCTGTTTATAATGACACTTCTCCTCTACTTTCCCTCCCTAGCAGACTTCCCCTTAGAAGCATCAAAGATTTATGATGAGCCAGACAAGGAAAACGTTAAGGAAAAGTTTCTGGGTTCACGTAATTGGGAGTTAATCCGAAAATGGGGGgaaactgcccttttctgctctGCTCTAGAAAGAGCCAAGTCCGGTTCACAAACCAGTAGTCCTCTCCAGAAGTAGAATTTGGGGGCggaaaaaacaacacactaaATTTTAAGGATACACCCCTAGAAGGTCCAGATACATTTCCCAGCCTAAGGGCCAGAGGGCATGATTATCTCTTGGAGAGCAGAAGTAGAATTTTCTATTAATCCACTAACAAGACTACTCCCACCCACCTTAATCTCTTTCGTCATCAGTCATTTACATTCAAATGGGCTTGTTGATTGGCTCACCGGCATTATTTAGCTTAGCTCTTTCCCTGCATTTCACTCCTGTTCTTTCCAGGCTATTTTGTAGCAACTGGAAATTTTTGAGGATCACCTTCTGCTTGAACTCTGCCTTGGGATTCTGGGAGGAACTTCAGCCTGTGACTGGACTAGAAATGGATTCGCCAACAGAGCTCAACCGCCCCTCCACTGGGTCGTTTCCTCAGCTGTCCGATGAAGGTTTGAGTAAGATAGATGCTGTCCTTTTGGGGGCAGTGAAGAGCCTGGCCTCCTTTCATAGGGGGGTGCCTTCAGTGTTTTAAAGAATATAGCTAAGTAGGCCTCTCCAGTGGGCGAAAAGGCACAGGGGACAAAGGAAAAAGGGGAAGAGTATTAAACCGCTTTGCTTGCTTCCTCTGCTTAGGAACATTTCAATCTTTTCAGTCCACTTTCTGGGGAAAAGCAACCAAAATTCTGCTAGAATGGCTCATAGGGACTTGAAATCAGTACTTCCATCAGTAATACAGGTCAGGAATAGTGAAAAGGAACAAAACATAAGGGACTcaacttcaatttattttttattttatttttatttttttctttattgattaaagtattatatatgtgtctatccccccattgcccccccaccccccacatttaTGCCCTCGCcccccttggtgtctgtgtccattggttaggcttatatgcatgcatactagtcctttggttgatctcccccttaccccctccaccccccgcccccaccttccctctgaggtttgacgtctgatcaatgcttctctgtctctggatctttaaCTTCAATTTAAACTAAAGGTCATATATGTGTTTTTagtatggatttcagagaggaagggagagggacagagatagatccatgttgagagaatcattgattgtctgcctccagCACATGGCCCACTGGggatgatgtgccctgaccgggaatccaaccatggcctcctgtttcataggtctatgctcaaccactgagccatgccagccgggcaacaTTTTTTAATCTTGCCAAAATTTTCAGGATTGGCTTTCTGGCTAAATCTACTCTTTAGGGAATGTTCATAAACAGGAAAATGGCTTTTCAGGTAACAGAAGAGAGGGGCCAGTGAGTGCGCACCAGATCCTACACCGTCACCAGCACTACTCCGCCATCATTGGCCAGGATAATGTTTCAGAGGAGTGAGCCTGGGAGTGGGTGAGGCTCCCAGAAAAATTAGGCCACAGaaaggaggcaggaaggtggggaCCTACTTAGCAGTATCCTGGAGCACTGCTTCTAAGAAAGTCCTAATTCATATTGTAAGCCCATTCGCAGCCTTATTGTCTGACATGAGTGTGTATGAGATACGCAGAAGGTTTGTGAGGGAAGAGGCAAGAGTTAAAGGGGTTGGCTTCCCATAATATTGGGTTTGAGTAGAAAGATTTACTACCATGAAAAGTCTGGGTAATAGCCATTTCAACTTCTTACTCTGCTTAATGTTTTAAGTGAGGTTTCTTTGGCTTTTTCTCTGGAGTGGTTCTTTTGTTAGAAAAATTTAGTAGAGTTACAGTTACAAGGTTGAACTGCGGAAAGAATTTGACATTTATTAAT
Encoded proteins:
- the LOC114231096 gene encoding developmental pluripotency-associated protein 3-like, translated to MDSPMKCNDPSPGSFSQMSHEGYSADTQAVSEALAKNLSNLTLNPSIQFSSLPQNRSPQQQDREEAPEYVVGMSYGLVYRRRRGVRTMASLKRDLKGLFPTWLRRRNEAIQNRKKNRNEPVFQCGCSHCLSRLGPSSGISENCDMKSF